One genomic segment of Hordeum vulgare subsp. vulgare chromosome 2H, MorexV3_pseudomolecules_assembly, whole genome shotgun sequence includes these proteins:
- the LOC123429430 gene encoding probable pectinesterase 53 isoform X1: protein MPPMPMPRAGRLLLRLLLCVATVAAVVSGVDGHTRGVRPGRAAGRPFPENATRAEELERLFMRWVRYVGGLKHSTFHHAPVARAFPSYSLVVDKDPAAGDFTSVQAAVDSLPTINLVRVVIKVNAGTYTEKVTISSTRAFITLEGAGADKTVVQWGDTADTPAGPRGRPLGTYGSASFAVNAQYFIARNITFRNTAPVPKAGATGKQAVALRVSADNAAFVGCRFLGAQDTLYDQSGRHYYKECYIEGSIDFIFGDALSLYEGCHVHAIARDYGALTAQNRQSMLEDTGFSFVSCRVTGSGALYLGRAWGTFSRVVFAYTYMDDIIVPRGWYNWGDPGRELTVFYGQYKCTGPGASYSGRVPWSRELTDEEAKPFISLSFIDGTEWIRI, encoded by the exons ATGCCGCCCATGCCCATGCCGCGCGCCGGCCGGCTCCTGCTCCGGCTCCTGCTCTGCGTCGCCACGGTGGCCGCGGTGGTGTCGGGCGTGGACGGGCACACGCGGGGCGTGCGGCCGGggagggcggcggggcggccgtTCCCGGAGAACGCGACGCGGGCGGAGGAGCTGGAGCGGCTGTTCATGCGGTGGGTGCGGTACGTGGGCGGCCTCAAGCACAGCACGTTCCACCACGCGCCGGTCGCCCGCGCGTTCCCGTCCTACTCGCTCGTCGTCGACAAGGACCCCGCGGCCGGCGACTTCACGTCCGTCCAGGCCGCCGTCGACTCGCTCCCGACCATCAACCTCGTCCGCGTCGTCATCAAGGTCAACGCCGGCACCTACAC GGAGAAGGTGACGATATCGTCGACGCGCGCGTTCATCACCCTCGAGGGCGCCGGCGCCGACAAGACAGTCGTGCAGTGGGGCGACACCGCGGACACGCCCGCCGGGCCGAGGGGGCGGCCGCTGGGCACGTACGGCTCGGCGTCGTTCGCCGTGAACGCGCAGTACTTCATTGCCAGGAACATCACCTTCAGG AACACGGCGCCGGTGCCGAAGGCGGGGGCGACGGGGAAGCAGGCGGTGGCGCTGCGGGTGTCGGCGGACAACGCGGCCTTCGTGGGGTGCCGGTTCCTGGGCGCGCAGGACACGCTCTACGACCAGTCGGGGCGCCACTACTACAAGGAGTGCTACATCGAAGGCTCCATCGACTTCATCTTCGGCGACGCGCTCTCCCTCTACGAG GGGTGCCACGTGCACGCGATCGCGCGGGACTACGGGGCGCTGACGGCGCAGAACCGGCAGAGCATGCTGGAGGACACGGGGTTCTCGTTCGTGAGCTGCAGGGTGACGGGGTCGGGGGCGCTCTACCTGGGCCGGGCATGGGGCACCTTCTCCCGCGTCGTCTTCGCCTACAcctacatggacgacatcatcgtCCCGCGCGGCTGGTACAACTGGGGCGACCCCGGCCGCGAGCT GACGGTGTTCTACGGGCAGTACAAGTGCACGGGCCCCGGcgcgagctactccggcagggtgccgtggTCGCGGGAGCTCACCGACGAGGAGGCCAAGCCATTCATATCGCTCAGCTTCATCGACGGCACCGAGTGGATCAGGATATGA
- the LOC123429430 gene encoding probable pectinesterase 53 isoform X2, which translates to MPPMPMPRAGRLLLRLLLCVATVAAVVSGVDGHTRGVRPGRAAGRPFPENATRAEELERLFMRWVRYVGGLKHSTFHHAPVARAFPSYSLVVDKDPAAGDFTSVQAAVDSLPTINLVRVVIKVNAGTYTEKVTISSTRAFITLEGAGADKTVVQWGDTADTPAGPRGRPLGTYGSASFAVNAQYFIARNITFRNTAPVPKAGATGKQAVALRVSADNAAFVGCRFLGAQDTLYDQSGRHYYKECYIEGSIDFIFGDALSLYEDGVLRAVQVHGPRRELLRQGAVVAGAHRRGGQAIHIAQLHRRHRVDQDMTEAAFAVTRARVM; encoded by the exons ATGCCGCCCATGCCCATGCCGCGCGCCGGCCGGCTCCTGCTCCGGCTCCTGCTCTGCGTCGCCACGGTGGCCGCGGTGGTGTCGGGCGTGGACGGGCACACGCGGGGCGTGCGGCCGGggagggcggcggggcggccgtTCCCGGAGAACGCGACGCGGGCGGAGGAGCTGGAGCGGCTGTTCATGCGGTGGGTGCGGTACGTGGGCGGCCTCAAGCACAGCACGTTCCACCACGCGCCGGTCGCCCGCGCGTTCCCGTCCTACTCGCTCGTCGTCGACAAGGACCCCGCGGCCGGCGACTTCACGTCCGTCCAGGCCGCCGTCGACTCGCTCCCGACCATCAACCTCGTCCGCGTCGTCATCAAGGTCAACGCCGGCACCTACAC GGAGAAGGTGACGATATCGTCGACGCGCGCGTTCATCACCCTCGAGGGCGCCGGCGCCGACAAGACAGTCGTGCAGTGGGGCGACACCGCGGACACGCCCGCCGGGCCGAGGGGGCGGCCGCTGGGCACGTACGGCTCGGCGTCGTTCGCCGTGAACGCGCAGTACTTCATTGCCAGGAACATCACCTTCAGG AACACGGCGCCGGTGCCGAAGGCGGGGGCGACGGGGAAGCAGGCGGTGGCGCTGCGGGTGTCGGCGGACAACGCGGCCTTCGTGGGGTGCCGGTTCCTGGGCGCGCAGGACACGCTCTACGACCAGTCGGGGCGCCACTACTACAAGGAGTGCTACATCGAAGGCTCCATCGACTTCATCTTCGGCGACGCGCTCTCCCTCTACGAG GACGGTGTTCTACGGGCAGTACAAGTGCACGGGCCCCGGcgcgagctactccggcagggtgccgtggTCGCGGGAGCTCACCGACGAGGAGGCCAAGCCATTCATATCGCTCAGCTTCATCGACGGCACCGAGTGGATCAGGATATGACAGAGGCCGCGTTCGCCGTGACACGCGCACGCGTCATGTAA